The proteins below come from a single Gemmatimonadales bacterium genomic window:
- a CDS encoding GNAT family N-acetyltransferase, whose translation MNDTPQLWTRGDYAISTDRARLDLDAALELLRTTFWARSIPVDVLARAVENSLAFALYRGSTLIGFARVVTDRATYGYVTDVVVADGHRNAGLGQWLTECVIAHPDLQQLRRLTLLTRDARTLYERCGFAVGPDATHVYMERTP comes from the coding sequence ATGAACGACACCCCGCAACTGTGGACCCGCGGCGACTATGCCATCTCGACCGACCGCGCCCGGCTCGACCTCGACGCCGCGCTCGAACTCCTCCGCACCACCTTCTGGGCGCGCTCGATTCCGGTCGACGTCCTCGCGCGTGCGGTGGAGAATTCACTCGCCTTTGCGCTGTACCGCGGCAGCACGCTGATCGGGTTCGCCCGCGTGGTGACCGATCGCGCCACCTACGGCTACGTGACCGATGTCGTCGTCGCCGACGGGCACCGCAACGCCGGACTGGGACAGTGGCTCACCGAATGCGTCATCGCACATCCGGATCTCCAGCAGCTGCGCCGGCTCACCCTCCTGACTCGCGACGCCCGCACGCTGTATGAACGCTGCGGCTTCGCGGTCGGCCCCGATGCAACGCATGTCTACATGGAGCGCACCCCGTGA
- a CDS encoding helix-turn-helix domain-containing protein, whose translation MPTRDSLLDVTARLYAEYGWRGTTTRRIAEAAGVNEVTVFRQFGSKESLLLEAIQHASQQVPATLPGVPSDLRSELVRWATAHHRSIAQKRGIILSCLAEAEERPALAPQACEGGRVAREELTAYLRRAADRGLITLPRLIDAGAALLMRSVFMDAMTRDVIPEVHAIDFPTLIDCQVELLLRGLGAGEDA comes from the coding sequence ATGCCTACCCGCGATTCCCTTCTCGATGTGACCGCCCGGCTCTACGCCGAGTACGGGTGGAGAGGAACGACGACCCGCCGGATCGCCGAAGCGGCCGGCGTGAATGAGGTCACCGTCTTCCGGCAGTTCGGTTCCAAGGAATCCTTGCTGCTGGAGGCGATCCAGCATGCATCACAGCAGGTCCCGGCAACGCTTCCGGGCGTTCCCTCCGATCTCCGGAGCGAGCTGGTCCGCTGGGCGACCGCGCACCATCGGTCGATCGCCCAGAAGCGCGGGATCATCCTGAGCTGTCTCGCCGAGGCCGAAGAGCGGCCGGCGCTCGCGCCGCAGGCGTGCGAGGGGGGCCGCGTGGCACGCGAGGAATTGACCGCCTATCTCCGTCGCGCCGCGGACCGCGGGCTGATCACGCTGCCGCGGCTGATCGATGCCGGTGCCGCCCTGCTGATGCGCAGCGTCTTCATGGACGCAATGACCCGCGACGTGATTCCCGAAGTGCACGCCATCGATTTTCCGACGCTGATTGACTGCCAGGTCGAACTCCTGCTTCGCGGCCTCGGCGCCGGGGAGGACGCATGA
- a CDS encoding ABC transporter permease, translating to MIDLSWWRRAKLFLFRDRASRELEEEMRLHRALRAEQLAGSGISDADARAMAQRRFGNATNVEESSREIWGFAAAETLQQDLRYAARRLRQRPGFTAAVVIVLALGIGATTAMFSAVDAAILRPLPFPHADRLVILPDVNIPFDPGPTQHFPKSATHFVDLNDANAMPNVFSSAAGYAVGGLNLGDAERPTRLTIAAVTTNFFATLGIGSAIGRTFAAQEGVPGRSHVALLSWGLWQRQFGGREMIGRSIILNTKPYVVVGVMPRGFSFPEEADLWIPMTLPTTFESFEAFRNYLPSSVIARLAPGISATTASHQLLARWRQGLAPGLKGEANGQGYLHDSLHDLEKSGGMISLQRGLVGDRRTALVLLLGATGLLLLIACANVANLLLSQGSTRRREVAVREVLGATRSRIVRQLLTESVLLAMMGTAIGVAAAPAALRVIASLIPHQLAGVAPIGVNLRLLAFAAALALLTGIVLGLWPALGASRGDLSGAVKSGGGHGSTGAAFGMSRRLLVGAELALAVMLLIGAGLMLRSFARLLDTDSGMQVEHAGTLQLTFPSSIPWGRKRVEINAILDRLRASPGIVAAGAVNDLPLSGSGGIALQITADGVPAHDDDVGARDLFASPGYFAALGIKVIAGRDFAATDDSGGPSVAIISTSVARHYWPGQSPLGRVFRSDPNTPITVVGVVADTRQSTLDVDPTPQMYMPMAQWTPPNVAIVARGTMAPAAMLDAIRNAVRAIDPTQAVYNVRTMTDVLGRSLAPRRTNTLLLSVFAALAFVLAAVGVAAVAGYGVTQRRRELGIRSALGASGADLMALLSREMAIVATIGIAVGLAGAWALARVTSSLVYGVAIHDPVTFVAAPLLLLVAAIVATVVPARRALHVDPATVMRND from the coding sequence ATGATTGACCTGTCGTGGTGGCGTCGCGCCAAGCTGTTCCTCTTTCGCGATCGCGCGTCGCGGGAGCTGGAGGAGGAGATGCGGTTGCACCGGGCGCTGCGTGCCGAACAGCTGGCCGGGTCGGGGATCTCCGATGCCGACGCGCGCGCCATGGCGCAGCGACGATTCGGCAACGCGACCAACGTGGAAGAGTCGAGCCGCGAGATATGGGGATTCGCGGCGGCGGAGACACTGCAGCAGGATCTCCGCTATGCGGCGCGGCGGTTGAGGCAACGTCCGGGATTCACCGCCGCCGTGGTGATCGTGCTGGCGCTCGGCATCGGGGCGACGACCGCGATGTTCTCCGCGGTGGATGCCGCGATCCTGCGACCGTTGCCGTTTCCGCATGCCGACCGGCTCGTGATTCTGCCCGACGTCAATATCCCGTTCGATCCGGGACCGACACAGCATTTCCCGAAATCCGCCACGCATTTCGTCGACCTCAACGACGCCAATGCGATGCCGAACGTGTTCTCCAGCGCCGCCGGATACGCCGTCGGCGGTCTCAATCTCGGCGATGCCGAGCGGCCGACGCGACTGACGATCGCGGCGGTCACGACGAATTTCTTCGCCACGCTCGGCATTGGCAGCGCGATCGGGCGGACGTTCGCAGCCCAGGAGGGGGTGCCTGGTCGGTCACACGTGGCGCTTCTCTCGTGGGGGTTGTGGCAGCGGCAATTCGGCGGCCGCGAGATGATCGGACGGTCGATCATCCTCAATACCAAACCGTACGTCGTCGTCGGGGTGATGCCGCGTGGCTTCTCCTTCCCGGAGGAGGCCGATCTCTGGATCCCGATGACGTTGCCGACGACGTTCGAGTCGTTCGAGGCGTTCCGGAACTACCTGCCATCCTCGGTGATCGCGCGGCTCGCGCCGGGGATATCGGCCACCACGGCATCGCATCAGTTGCTGGCGCGCTGGCGTCAGGGACTGGCACCAGGACTCAAGGGCGAGGCCAATGGGCAAGGGTATCTGCACGACTCGCTCCACGACCTCGAAAAGAGCGGCGGGATGATTTCGCTGCAGCGGGGTCTCGTCGGCGACCGGCGCACCGCGCTGGTGCTGCTGCTCGGGGCGACGGGCTTGCTGCTGTTGATCGCGTGCGCCAACGTGGCGAATCTGCTCTTGTCGCAGGGAAGCACGCGTCGACGGGAAGTCGCGGTGCGCGAAGTGCTCGGCGCCACGCGATCGCGAATCGTGCGCCAACTCCTCACCGAGAGCGTGCTGCTCGCGATGATGGGGACGGCGATCGGCGTCGCGGCCGCGCCGGCGGCGCTGCGGGTCATTGCGTCGCTGATACCGCATCAACTCGCGGGCGTCGCGCCGATCGGCGTGAACTTGCGCCTCCTCGCCTTTGCGGCGGCACTCGCACTGCTCACGGGCATCGTCCTCGGACTCTGGCCGGCGCTCGGCGCGTCCCGAGGCGATCTCAGTGGCGCCGTCAAGTCCGGAGGCGGCCACGGTTCGACGGGGGCCGCGTTCGGGATGTCGAGACGGCTGCTGGTCGGCGCAGAGCTGGCCCTCGCCGTGATGCTGCTGATCGGCGCCGGATTGATGCTGCGCTCGTTCGCGCGCCTCCTCGACACGGATTCCGGGATGCAGGTCGAACATGCGGGCACGTTGCAACTGACCTTTCCCTCGTCAATTCCATGGGGGCGCAAGCGGGTCGAGATCAACGCGATCCTCGATCGTCTCCGCGCGTCGCCGGGGATCGTTGCCGCGGGCGCCGTGAACGACCTGCCGCTCAGCGGTAGCGGCGGCATCGCCCTCCAGATCACGGCGGACGGGGTTCCCGCGCATGACGATGACGTGGGCGCCCGGGATCTTTTCGCCTCGCCCGGGTATTTCGCCGCCCTGGGCATCAAGGTGATTGCCGGGCGCGATTTCGCCGCAACCGACGATTCCGGCGGCCCGTCCGTGGCGATCATCAGCACGTCGGTGGCACGCCACTATTGGCCGGGACAATCACCGCTCGGCCGGGTATTCCGCTCCGACCCCAACACGCCGATCACCGTGGTCGGCGTCGTCGCCGACACTCGCCAATCGACGCTCGACGTCGATCCGACGCCGCAGATGTACATGCCGATGGCGCAGTGGACGCCGCCGAACGTCGCGATCGTCGCGCGCGGCACGATGGCGCCTGCCGCCATGCTCGACGCGATTCGCAATGCTGTGCGTGCGATTGATCCGACGCAGGCGGTCTACAATGTGAGGACGATGACCGACGTGCTCGGGCGGTCGCTGGCGCCGAGACGCACGAACACGCTGCTGCTGAGCGTGTTCGCAGCACTCGCGTTCGTGCTTGCGGCGGTCGGCGTCGCCGCCGTGGCTGGGTACGGCGTCACGCAGCGGCGCCGCGAACTCGGCATCCGCTCTGCACTCGGCGCCTCCGGCGCCGACCTGATGGCGTTGCTGTCACGCGAGATGGCGATCGTCGCCACGATCGGGATTGCGGTCGGACTCGCCGGTGCGTGGGCACTCGCCCGGGTCACGTCATCGCTGGTCTACGGCGTCGCGATTCACGACCCGGTCACCTTCGTCGCGGCGCCGCTACTGCTGCTGGTCGCGGCGATCGTCGCGACCGTGGTCCCTGCGCGCCGTGCGCTCCATGTCGACCCTGCCACGGTGATGCGGAACGACTAG
- a CDS encoding MFS transporter gives MTSAPVPARRSVPSLARALRHRNYRLFFAGQGTSVVGTWITRVATSWLVFRLTHSAVLLGFVAFFGQVPTFLLAPIAGVWVDRLDRYKVLFVTQTLAMLQSFALAALALTGVIQVWHILVLQAFQGMINAFDTPSRQSFLIEMVDDPADLSNAIALNSTMVNAARLIGPAIAGALISSVGEGWCFLIDGVSYLAVIGSLWLMRVAHEVREWRDTRVWDELVAGVRYAGGFPPIRAILLLLTLTSIAGMPYSTLMPVIASDVLHSNALAYGFLMGAVGVGALIGALHLASRRSVRGLGRLVPQATLTFGGALVAFSFSRNIFLSIGLLLFVGIGFMTQMAGSNTLLQTLVRPEMRGRVMAFYTMAIMGTVPFGALLAGELAARIGAPHTILAGGLTCVAGGLVFLRILPGLREHVRPIYIERGIIPPTEEP, from the coding sequence ATGACTTCGGCCCCAGTTCCGGCGCGGCGCAGCGTTCCCTCGCTGGCCCGCGCCCTGCGCCATCGCAACTACCGTCTCTTCTTCGCCGGGCAGGGGACGTCTGTGGTCGGCACCTGGATCACCCGTGTCGCGACCTCCTGGCTCGTCTTCCGCCTCACGCATTCTGCCGTCCTCCTGGGCTTCGTTGCCTTCTTCGGACAAGTCCCGACGTTTCTCCTCGCGCCGATCGCCGGAGTATGGGTCGACCGGCTCGACCGATACAAGGTGCTCTTCGTCACCCAGACGCTGGCAATGTTGCAGTCGTTCGCGCTGGCGGCGCTGGCGCTCACCGGGGTGATCCAGGTCTGGCACATTCTCGTGCTGCAGGCGTTCCAGGGAATGATCAACGCCTTCGACACGCCGTCGCGCCAGAGTTTCCTGATCGAGATGGTCGACGATCCCGCCGATCTCTCCAACGCCATCGCACTCAATTCGACGATGGTCAACGCCGCGAGGCTGATCGGCCCGGCGATCGCCGGCGCGCTGATCTCGTCGGTCGGCGAAGGGTGGTGCTTCCTGATCGACGGCGTGAGTTATCTCGCCGTGATCGGCTCGCTCTGGCTGATGCGCGTTGCGCACGAAGTCCGCGAATGGCGCGACACGCGGGTCTGGGACGAGCTCGTTGCTGGTGTGCGCTACGCAGGCGGCTTCCCGCCGATTCGCGCCATTCTCCTCCTCCTCACGCTTACCAGCATCGCGGGGATGCCGTATTCGACGCTGATGCCGGTGATCGCAAGCGACGTGCTGCACAGCAACGCACTGGCATATGGCTTCCTGATGGGTGCCGTCGGCGTCGGCGCGCTCATCGGAGCGCTGCATCTCGCGTCACGCCGGTCGGTGCGCGGCTTGGGACGGCTCGTTCCGCAGGCGACGCTCACCTTTGGCGGCGCGCTCGTCGCCTTCTCCTTTTCGCGGAACATATTTCTCTCGATCGGGCTCCTCCTCTTTGTCGGCATCGGCTTCATGACGCAGATGGCGGGGAGCAATACGCTGCTGCAGACGCTGGTGCGCCCCGAGATGCGCGGGAGGGTGATGGCGTTCTACACCATGGCGATCATGGGAACGGTGCCGTTCGGAGCCCTCCTCGCAGGAGAACTCGCCGCCCGGATCGGCGCGCCGCACACCATCCTGGCCGGCGGCCTCACCTGCGTGGCGGGCGGACTCGTCTTCCTGCGGATCCTTCCCGGTCTCCGCGAGCATGTGCGCCCGATCTATATCGAACGAGGGATCATTCCACCGACGGAGGAGCCATGA
- a CDS encoding PadR family transcriptional regulator, whose product MTTSDRHPIPPGTLDMLILRTLAHHKELHGFEIAETIQHTSADVLRVEEGSLYPALQRMLVQGWITGTWGRTTENRRARYYQLTAAGRKQLARELNDYRHVSRAIARVLHPEPA is encoded by the coding sequence ATGACGACTTCCGACCGCCATCCGATCCCGCCGGGGACCCTCGACATGCTGATCCTCCGCACGCTGGCGCACCACAAGGAACTGCACGGCTTCGAAATCGCCGAGACGATCCAGCACACCTCGGCGGACGTACTGCGGGTCGAGGAGGGGTCGCTCTATCCCGCGCTGCAGCGGATGCTGGTGCAGGGATGGATCACGGGAACGTGGGGGCGGACGACCGAGAATCGCCGCGCGCGCTATTACCAGCTCACGGCGGCGGGACGGAAGCAGCTTGCCCGCGAGCTCAACGATTACCGGCATGTGAGCCGGGCCATTGCACGAGTCCTCCATCCGGAGCCGGCGTGA
- a CDS encoding alpha/beta hydrolase-fold protein: protein MWQRQHHSWASPALGGRQMDLLLFGHAGARVLAFPTSRGSYHEWEDRQMPEVLGEQLTAGALQLCCVASVDDASWYDETIPVAERAEWQLRYDGYLKDEVLPLLASGNPDPTLITAGASFGGYHAITFAMRHPELVARVLSLSGLPDIRRLTHGDLGGPVYFCNPAEFMANEHDPARMAAFQRMDIILAVGHDDSLCPSNEAFSTLLWNKGIGNALRVWDGWAHDWPFWQRMLAMYIGGHD from the coding sequence ATGTGGCAGCGCCAACATCATTCCTGGGCGAGCCCCGCGCTCGGCGGCCGGCAGATGGATCTCCTCCTCTTCGGCCATGCCGGTGCGCGGGTGCTCGCATTTCCGACCTCCCGCGGCAGCTATCACGAGTGGGAAGATCGGCAGATGCCCGAGGTGCTCGGCGAGCAGTTGACGGCGGGTGCATTGCAACTCTGCTGCGTCGCCAGCGTCGATGACGCGAGCTGGTACGACGAGACGATTCCGGTGGCGGAACGTGCCGAGTGGCAGTTGCGATATGATGGATATCTCAAGGATGAAGTCCTGCCGCTGCTCGCATCGGGCAATCCCGATCCGACGCTGATCACTGCGGGCGCGTCGTTCGGAGGGTACCATGCGATCACGTTTGCAATGCGGCACCCGGAACTTGTCGCGCGGGTGTTGTCACTGAGCGGCCTCCCCGACATCCGTCGGCTGACGCACGGCGACTTGGGCGGCCCGGTCTACTTCTGCAATCCCGCCGAGTTCATGGCCAACGAGCACGATCCCGCGCGGATGGCGGCGTTCCAGCGGATGGACATCATCCTCGCCGTGGGGCACGACGATTCGCTCTGCCCGTCGAACGAGGCGTTCTCAACGCTGCTCTGGAACAAGGGAATCGGGAACGCGCTGCGAGTGTGGGATGGCTGGGCGCATGACTGGCCGTTCTGGCAGCGGATGCTGGCGATGTACATCGGTGGGCACGACTAG
- a CDS encoding TolC family protein — protein sequence MKSLLWAAVFLVATATRATAQGGPLSLSLQEALARADLASPAVGIARAGTTSAQASWLRARSGYLPQINGSATYTRTLNSEFSAFAASNTDTFPTPVNCHHFAPNPSLPLADRLDSLEHALDCTANGSGFSLANLPFGQANTWNFGLSGSMTLFDLKVAGQVATANAGRDQASIEVDAQRAAAVLNVAQAYFDAQLAQRLVDIADSTLAQAQRTFEQTRLERQVGNAAEFDQLRAGVARDNQSPVVIQRRADRDHAFLRLRQVLDLPASTQLVLTTPLTDTATAPLPAYAARVAAANDTAVDARAPVREAQAAVRASDGQVRTARAERLPAVSLSSTYAKIDFPQDVFSFNRFLTDWSVNVQMTVPIYDGGRLHADVLAAEAAREQSEMRLKEARQQAQLEEGDARTQLESAQAAWTASLGTTAQAQRAYDIAELRYQNGLSTLTEVADVRLQLGQAEANGAQAARDLQVARIRISLLRDLPFNTGLSAGTGGAGAGTTPAATPATAPAANQVNPANPATGTGRPAGTGSSIGGGGK from the coding sequence ATGAAATCACTGCTGTGGGCAGCCGTTTTCCTCGTCGCCACGGCGACCCGGGCCACCGCACAGGGAGGGCCGCTGTCGCTCTCGCTCCAGGAGGCGCTGGCGCGCGCCGATCTGGCATCGCCGGCTGTGGGCATTGCTCGCGCAGGGACGACCAGTGCCCAGGCGAGCTGGCTGCGGGCGCGATCGGGGTACCTCCCGCAGATCAATGGGAGCGCGACGTACACTCGCACGCTCAATTCGGAATTCTCCGCCTTCGCAGCCTCGAACACCGACACCTTTCCGACGCCGGTCAACTGCCATCATTTCGCGCCGAATCCGTCGCTGCCGCTCGCCGACCGGCTCGATTCGCTGGAGCACGCCCTCGACTGCACCGCGAATGGATCGGGCTTTTCGCTGGCGAACCTGCCGTTCGGACAGGCGAACACCTGGAACTTCGGGTTGTCGGGATCGATGACGCTCTTCGACCTGAAGGTTGCCGGTCAGGTCGCCACGGCGAACGCTGGTCGTGACCAGGCGTCGATCGAAGTCGATGCACAGCGCGCCGCCGCCGTGCTCAACGTGGCGCAGGCGTACTTCGACGCGCAGCTGGCGCAACGGCTGGTCGACATCGCCGATTCGACGCTGGCACAGGCGCAGCGCACCTTTGAGCAGACCCGTCTCGAGCGGCAGGTCGGCAACGCCGCCGAATTCGATCAGCTCCGCGCCGGCGTGGCGCGCGACAATCAATCGCCGGTGGTGATCCAGCGCCGCGCCGACCGGGATCACGCCTTCCTGCGGTTGCGGCAGGTGCTCGATCTTCCCGCGTCGACGCAGCTTGTGCTCACGACGCCGCTCACTGACACCGCGACGGCGCCGCTCCCCGCATACGCCGCGCGCGTCGCGGCGGCGAACGACACGGCGGTCGACGCGCGCGCACCGGTGCGCGAGGCACAGGCTGCGGTGCGGGCGAGCGACGGCCAGGTACGCACGGCGCGGGCCGAGCGGTTGCCGGCGGTGTCACTGTCGAGCACGTACGCCAAGATCGACTTTCCCCAGGACGTCTTCTCATTCAACCGGTTCCTCACCGACTGGTCGGTCAACGTGCAGATGACGGTGCCGATCTACGACGGCGGCCGGCTCCACGCCGATGTTCTCGCGGCCGAAGCGGCGCGCGAGCAATCGGAGATGCGGCTCAAGGAAGCGCGCCAGCAGGCGCAACTCGAAGAAGGTGATGCGCGCACCCAGCTGGAGAGCGCGCAAGCGGCGTGGACCGCGTCGCTTGGCACGACGGCGCAGGCTCAGCGCGCGTACGATATCGCCGAGCTTCGGTACCAGAACGGGCTCTCGACGCTGACAGAAGTCGCCGACGTGCGGCTCCAGCTGGGTCAGGCCGAGGCGAACGGCGCCCAGGCAGCGCGCGACCTGCAGGTGGCCCGGATCAGGATTTCGCTGCTGCGCGACCTGCCGTTCAATACCGGCCTCTCCGCGGGGACCGGCGGCGCCGGCGCAGGGACAACTCCCGCCGCGACGCCGGCCACGGCACCCGCCGCCAATCAGGTGAATCCTGCGAATCCGGCGACAGGTACAGGGCGCCCGGCCGGAACCGGTTCTTCCATCGGCGGCGGAGGGAAGTGA
- a CDS encoding DUF4440 domain-containing protein translates to MRMKKLIWSAVLGALAACATAPSAGGPVAGTAADSAAIRAIAADYAQAFSKHDATLISPVIADDYQDVDVTGKVTQGHDAAVAAMKAGMPPDSGTMTTATTYIRFLTLTSAIAGGTWTMAAANGMNSHGAWMAAAVKKDSTWKAISTLAANDDSALMAMAASMPKAGKQKAP, encoded by the coding sequence ATGCGAATGAAGAAGCTGATCTGGAGTGCGGTACTCGGTGCGCTGGCGGCGTGCGCAACGGCGCCAAGTGCCGGCGGACCGGTGGCGGGCACGGCGGCGGACAGTGCCGCGATTCGCGCGATTGCCGCCGACTACGCCCAGGCCTTCAGCAAGCACGATGCAACGCTGATCTCCCCGGTCATCGCTGATGACTATCAGGATGTCGATGTAACCGGGAAAGTCACCCAGGGACACGACGCTGCGGTTGCGGCGATGAAGGCCGGCATGCCACCCGACAGCGGAACGATGACCACCGCCACGACCTACATCCGCTTCCTCACGCTGACGTCGGCGATCGCGGGCGGAACATGGACGATGGCAGCAGCGAACGGGATGAATTCCCACGGGGCCTGGATGGCGGCGGCGGTGAAGAAGGATTCGACGTGGAAGGCGATTTCCACGCTCGCCGCGAACGACGACAGCGCGCTGATGGCGATGGCCGCGTCGATGCCGAAGGCCGGGAAACAGAAGGCGCCGTAG
- a CDS encoding DHA2 family efflux MFS transporter permease subunit, whose product MTPGDGPPAATRTPPGSATASDSGKWLITASVMTGSIMAALDSSIVNVALPDMSGSLGVTIVEITWVVTGYILANVIVMPITALLSARFGRKNFYMASAVLFTMASMACGLARTLPVMVAFRILQGIGGGVLITVSQAILRESFPREEQGIAMGIYGLGVVLAPAFGPTLGGWLTDNYSWPWIFYINVPIGVINVMMVTRFIKDPPYLVREKGYIDFPGLGLLVVGLGALQLLLEEGERENWFQSAFIVRLAIIATVGLLLFVWRELAAERPAVNLRILRNISFSSATAIGGVLGLGLNGSLFLLPLFLQDLIGFDATHSGIAMMPRSLAMALLMPIGGRFYNRLGPRLLVGAGLVVTAYGFWAISHLTTDVGMSDIIWPQVWQGVGFSLIFVALSTAALATIPKPQMTQATGLYNVVRQVFGSIGIAIAATQLTTATTRYHDILAQGAGVANPQASAFIRNTTAALMRAGADPVLAHQRALQILNTDAEQQAATLAYNHLFQLVAILFLVGLPLVYFLHKGDDADVEIAVE is encoded by the coding sequence ATGACACCCGGGGACGGTCCGCCTGCTGCGACGAGGACGCCGCCCGGCTCGGCCACCGCGTCCGATTCCGGGAAATGGCTGATCACCGCCAGCGTCATGACCGGCTCGATCATGGCGGCGCTCGATTCGAGCATCGTCAACGTTGCGCTGCCCGACATGAGCGGCTCGCTCGGCGTGACGATCGTCGAAATCACCTGGGTGGTCACCGGATACATCCTCGCCAACGTCATCGTCATGCCGATCACGGCGCTGCTGAGCGCGCGATTCGGCCGGAAAAACTTCTACATGGCGAGCGCAGTCCTCTTCACCATGGCGTCGATGGCGTGCGGTCTGGCGCGAACGCTCCCGGTGATGGTCGCCTTCCGCATCCTGCAGGGGATCGGCGGCGGCGTGCTGATCACTGTCTCGCAGGCCATTCTGCGCGAGAGCTTCCCGCGTGAGGAACAGGGAATCGCGATGGGGATCTACGGCCTCGGCGTCGTGCTTGCTCCCGCCTTCGGGCCGACGCTGGGCGGCTGGCTTACCGACAATTACTCGTGGCCGTGGATCTTCTACATCAACGTGCCGATCGGCGTGATCAACGTCATGATGGTGACGCGGTTCATCAAGGATCCGCCGTATCTGGTACGCGAGAAGGGATACATCGATTTCCCCGGGCTTGGTCTGCTCGTGGTGGGGCTCGGAGCGCTGCAACTGTTGCTGGAGGAGGGAGAGCGGGAGAACTGGTTCCAGTCGGCGTTCATCGTACGACTGGCGATCATCGCAACGGTCGGGCTGCTCCTCTTCGTCTGGCGAGAACTTGCGGCGGAGCGCCCGGCGGTCAACCTGCGGATACTGCGCAACATCTCCTTCAGTTCCGCCACCGCGATCGGAGGGGTGCTCGGTCTCGGACTGAACGGCTCACTCTTCCTGCTGCCGCTCTTCCTGCAGGACCTGATCGGATTTGACGCGACGCATTCGGGGATCGCCATGATGCCGCGTTCGCTGGCGATGGCGCTGCTGATGCCGATCGGCGGGCGATTCTACAACCGGCTCGGCCCCCGGTTGCTCGTCGGTGCCGGGCTCGTCGTCACCGCGTACGGGTTCTGGGCGATCTCGCACCTGACGACCGACGTCGGGATGAGCGACATCATCTGGCCGCAGGTGTGGCAGGGGGTCGGCTTCTCGTTGATCTTCGTGGCGCTATCGACCGCGGCACTCGCGACGATCCCCAAACCGCAGATGACGCAGGCGACGGGATTGTACAACGTGGTGCGCCAGGTGTTCGGCAGCATCGGCATCGCCATTGCCGCGACGCAGCTCACGACGGCCACCACACGCTATCACGACATCCTGGCGCAGGGTGCGGGGGTCGCCAATCCGCAGGCGAGTGCGTTCATCAGGAATACCACCGCCGCGCTGATGCGGGCCGGCGCCGATCCGGTGCTGGCGCATCAACGCGCGCTGCAGATTCTCAACACCGACGCCGAGCAGCAGGCGGCGACGCTGGCGTACAATCACCTCTTCCAGCTCGTCGCCATTCTCTTCCTGGTCGGCCTGCCGCTGGTGTACTTCCTCCACAAGGGCGACGACGCCGATGTCGAGATCGCCGTGGAATAG